The Streptomyces sp. NBC_00224 genome has a window encoding:
- a CDS encoding ArsR/SmtB family transcription factor encodes MTTTRGSGLAAFAALLADETRAAFCLALLDGRAWTAGELARYAKVAPSTASEHLGKLVAGGLLSEERQGRHRYVRLADSGVAHLVEELAARTAPVRPGNLRAASAGSAMARGRTCYDHLAGRLGMAVTDAMTVRGLLTQDAGFALTREGVGWYGELGLALDHKGKRPLVRSCLDWTERRPHLAGVAGAVLCAHALDAGWCVRIGSERAVRVTPAGEEALAELLGIEKATLR; translated from the coding sequence ATGACAACCACAAGGGGATCCGGACTGGCCGCGTTCGCCGCGCTGCTCGCCGACGAGACCCGGGCGGCCTTCTGTCTGGCGCTGCTCGACGGGCGGGCCTGGACGGCCGGGGAGCTGGCGCGGTACGCGAAGGTCGCCCCCTCCACGGCCAGTGAGCACCTGGGCAAACTGGTCGCGGGCGGACTGCTCTCCGAGGAGCGGCAGGGGCGGCACCGGTATGTGCGCCTGGCCGACTCCGGGGTCGCCCACCTCGTCGAGGAGCTGGCGGCCCGTACGGCGCCGGTACGGCCGGGCAACCTCCGGGCCGCGTCCGCGGGCAGCGCGATGGCCCGCGGACGCACCTGCTACGACCACCTCGCCGGCCGCCTCGGCATGGCCGTCACGGACGCGATGACGGTACGGGGGCTGCTCACCCAGGACGCCGGGTTCGCGCTGACGCGCGAAGGGGTGGGCTGGTACGGGGAGTTGGGGCTCGCCCTCGACCACAAGGGCAAGCGCCCGCTGGTGCGCTCGTGCCTGGACTGGACCGAGCGCCGCCCCCATCTGGCCGGGGTGGCCGGAGCCGTGCTGTGCGCGCACGCGCTGGACGCCGGGTGGTGCGTACGGATCGGCTCCGAGCGGGCGGTGCGGGTGACGCCGGCGGGCGAGGAGGCCCTGGCCGAGCTGCTCGGGATCGAGAAGGCGACCCTGCGGTGA
- a CDS encoding TetR/AcrR family transcriptional regulator → MARPRKPLLSHDRIVAAASALVDAEGLAAVSTRRLAAELGVSGPSLYNHFRTKDEILEAVADATSAQVDLSMFEAGDARGWRTALHDWAVAYRAVLTRHPNIVPVLAQGPGRRPAGLRLADAVFGAMVAAGWPPAQATRIGALMRYFIMGSALGSFARGFVDDETAYDPADYPHLGQAHLLAERQEEIDEGAFGTGLRALLDGLQTQYDALPRRTAVHGSAPAEG, encoded by the coding sequence ATGGCCCGACCGCGCAAGCCCCTCCTCAGCCACGACCGCATCGTCGCGGCGGCGAGCGCGCTCGTGGACGCCGAGGGGCTCGCGGCCGTCTCGACCCGCCGCCTCGCCGCCGAGCTGGGCGTCAGCGGGCCCTCGCTCTACAACCACTTCCGTACCAAGGACGAGATCCTGGAGGCGGTGGCGGACGCGACCTCCGCACAGGTCGACCTGTCGATGTTCGAGGCGGGCGACGCCCGCGGCTGGCGCACCGCGCTGCACGACTGGGCCGTCGCCTACCGCGCGGTCCTCACCCGCCACCCCAACATCGTCCCGGTGCTCGCCCAGGGCCCCGGCCGCCGCCCGGCGGGCCTGCGGCTCGCGGACGCGGTGTTCGGCGCGATGGTCGCGGCGGGCTGGCCGCCCGCGCAGGCCACCCGCATCGGCGCGCTGATGCGGTACTTCATCATGGGCTCGGCCCTCGGCTCCTTCGCCCGCGGCTTCGTGGACGACGAGACGGCGTACGACCCGGCCGACTACCCCCACCTCGGCCAGGCCCATCTGCTGGCCGAGCGGCAGGAGGAGATCGACGAGGGCGCGTTCGGGACCGGGCTGCGGGCGCTCCTGGACGGGCTCCAGACGCAGTACGACGCGCTGCCCCGCCGGACCGCCGTCCACGGTTCGGCCCCCGCCGAAGGGTGA
- a CDS encoding Zn-dependent alcohol dehydrogenase has product MVVRAAVLPSIGSPLEVTEIELPEPGPGQVRVRLAAAGVCHSDLSLTNGTMRVPVPAVLGHEGAGTVISVGEGVTSVAPGDGVVLNWAPSCGSCHPCSLGEVWLCVNALTGAGAVYARTSAGTELHPGLNVAAFAEETVVAENCLLPLPEGIPLTEAALLGCAVLTGYGAIHHSAKVREGETVAVFGVGGVGLATLQSARIAGAARIVAVDVSPAKEELARRAGATDFVLASDTTAKDVRKLTGGHGVDVAVECVGRAVTIRTAWESTRRGGRTTVVGIGGKDQQVSFNALEIFHWGRTLSGCVYGNSDPARDLPVLADHVRAGRLDLGAMVSERIGLDGIPAAFDNMLAGKGGRALVVF; this is encoded by the coding sequence ATCGTGGTCCGCGCCGCAGTCCTTCCCTCCATCGGCTCCCCGCTGGAGGTCACCGAGATAGAACTCCCCGAGCCCGGCCCCGGCCAGGTGCGGGTCCGCCTCGCCGCCGCCGGGGTCTGCCACTCCGACCTGTCGCTCACCAACGGCACCATGCGCGTGCCGGTCCCCGCGGTCCTCGGCCACGAGGGCGCGGGCACGGTGATCTCCGTCGGCGAGGGGGTCACCTCGGTGGCGCCCGGCGACGGCGTGGTCCTCAACTGGGCGCCCTCGTGCGGCAGCTGCCACCCCTGCTCCCTCGGCGAGGTCTGGCTCTGTGTGAACGCGCTGACGGGCGCGGGCGCGGTGTACGCGCGCACCTCCGCCGGGACCGAGCTCCACCCCGGGCTCAACGTCGCCGCGTTCGCGGAGGAGACGGTGGTGGCCGAGAACTGTCTGCTGCCGCTGCCCGAGGGCATCCCGCTCACCGAGGCCGCGCTGCTCGGCTGCGCGGTCCTCACCGGATACGGCGCGATCCACCACTCGGCCAAGGTGCGCGAGGGCGAGACGGTCGCGGTGTTCGGCGTCGGCGGCGTGGGCCTGGCCACCCTCCAGTCGGCCCGGATCGCGGGCGCCGCCCGGATCGTGGCGGTCGACGTCTCCCCGGCCAAGGAGGAGCTGGCGCGGCGGGCGGGCGCCACCGACTTCGTCCTCGCCTCGGACACGACCGCCAAGGACGTCCGCAAGCTGACCGGCGGCCACGGGGTGGACGTGGCCGTGGAGTGCGTCGGCCGCGCGGTGACCATCCGTACCGCCTGGGAGTCCACCCGGCGCGGCGGGCGCACCACGGTCGTCGGCATCGGCGGCAAGGACCAGCAGGTCTCCTTCAACGCCCTGGAGATCTTCCACTGGGGCCGTACGCTCTCGGGCTGCGTCTACGGCAACAGCGACCCGGCGCGCGACCTGCCGGTGCTCGCCGACCACGTCCGGGCCGGGCGTCTCGACCTGGGCGCGATGGTGTCGGAGCGGATCGGGCTCGACGGGATCCCGGCCGCGTTCGACAACATGCTCGCGGGCAAGGGCGGCCGGGCGCTGGTGGTGTTCTAG
- a CDS encoding DMT family transporter has protein sequence MTNSSPTGRRSERLALAAAGVSVVLWASAFVSIRSAGDAYSPGALALGRLLAGTAVLGVLLVARREGLPPRAAWRGIAVSGLLWFGLYMVVLNWGEQQVDAGTAAMVVNIGPILIALLGARFLGERLPPRLVAGMGVSFAGAVAVGLSMSGDGGANVLGVVLCMLAAVSYAAGVVAQKPALAHASALQVTFFGCLVGAVVCLPFSGQLVSDAADAPLTATLNMVYLGVFPTALAFTTWAYALARTTAGRLGATTYVVPALVVLMSWLVLDEVPAWLTLVGGALCLAGVAVSRSRPRRRTERTEPESGSTAVPAVADAR, from the coding sequence ATGACGAACTCCTCCCCCACCGGGCGTCGCTCGGAACGACTCGCCCTCGCCGCCGCCGGGGTCTCAGTGGTGCTGTGGGCCTCGGCCTTCGTGTCGATCCGCAGCGCCGGTGACGCCTACTCCCCGGGGGCGCTCGCCCTGGGGCGGCTGCTCGCCGGCACCGCCGTGCTCGGCGTACTCCTGGTCGCCCGGCGCGAGGGCCTCCCGCCGCGCGCCGCCTGGCGGGGCATAGCCGTCTCCGGGCTGCTGTGGTTCGGCCTCTACATGGTGGTGCTCAACTGGGGCGAGCAGCAGGTCGACGCGGGGACGGCCGCGATGGTCGTCAACATCGGCCCGATCCTCATCGCGCTGCTCGGCGCCCGGTTCCTCGGGGAGCGGCTGCCGCCCCGGCTCGTGGCGGGCATGGGCGTCTCGTTCGCGGGCGCGGTGGCCGTCGGCCTTTCGATGTCCGGCGACGGCGGCGCCAATGTGCTCGGGGTGGTGCTGTGCATGCTCGCGGCGGTGTCGTACGCGGCCGGTGTCGTGGCGCAGAAGCCCGCGCTCGCCCACGCCAGCGCCCTCCAAGTGACCTTCTTCGGCTGTCTGGTGGGGGCCGTGGTCTGTCTCCCGTTCAGCGGGCAGCTGGTGTCGGACGCCGCCGACGCGCCGCTCACGGCGACGCTGAACATGGTCTATCTGGGGGTCTTCCCGACCGCACTCGCCTTCACGACCTGGGCGTACGCCCTGGCCCGCACGACGGCTGGCCGCCTCGGCGCGACCACCTATGTGGTGCCCGCGCTGGTGGTGCTGATGTCCTGGCTGGTCCTCGACGAGGTCCCGGCATGGCTCACCCTGGTCGGCGGCGCCCTCTGCCTCGCGGGCGTCGCGGTCTCGCGCTCCCGCCCCCGGCGCCGCACCGAACGTACGGAACCGGAGAGCGGGAGCACAGCCGTGCCCGCCGTGGCGGACGCCCGATAA